A genome region from Frankineae bacterium MT45 includes the following:
- a CDS encoding DNA-binding protein HU-beta: MPNKAQFIEVLADRFDGDKKRAATALDAVIDTVYFHVAKGEKVALTGFGIFEKRERAARIARNPATGAAVKVKKTAVPGFRPGAEFRAITSGARKLPKPPAKAPAKKVAAPAKKAAAPVKKAAPAKKAAPAKKAAPAKKAAPAKKAVAAKKVAAPVKKVAPAKKAAPAKKAPAKKAVAAKKAPAKRAR, encoded by the coding sequence GTGCCAAACAAGGCTCAATTCATCGAGGTCCTCGCCGACCGCTTCGACGGAGACAAGAAGCGCGCGGCGACGGCACTCGATGCAGTCATCGACACTGTGTATTTTCACGTCGCAAAGGGCGAGAAGGTTGCCCTGACGGGCTTCGGCATTTTCGAGAAGCGTGAGCGCGCCGCTCGCATCGCCCGTAACCCCGCCACCGGGGCTGCGGTGAAGGTGAAGAAGACGGCGGTGCCCGGGTTCCGCCCCGGTGCCGAATTCCGCGCGATCACCAGTGGTGCCCGCAAGCTGCCGAAGCCGCCGGCGAAGGCCCCGGCCAAGAAGGTTGCCGCTCCGGCCAAGAAGGCTGCGGCTCCGGTGAAGAAGGCCGCCCCCGCGAAGAAGGCGGCGCCCGCGAAGAAGGCAGCGCCGGCCAAGAAGGCCGCTCCGGCTAAGAAGGCCGTTGCCGCCAAGAAGGTAGCGGCTCCGGTCAAGAAGGTCGCGCCTGCGAAGAAGGCCGCTCCGGCCAAGAAGGCCCCGGCCAAGAAGGCCGTTGCCGCCAAGAAGGCGCCGGCGAAGCGCGCGCGCTAA
- a CDS encoding polyphosphate kinase yields MSSPEAQSRHSTDLSTIDPQDLVPDSDFEPFEDAEGDLDLPADRFSNRELSWLAFNARVLALAEDHRQRLLERMKFLSIFASNLDEFYMVRIAGLKRRAAMGLQVTSADGLSPRETLERLAESTRDLAHRHASCFRDDIQPALAEEGIRIVSWDSLNAAQRARMSDYFRSTVFPVLTPLAVDPAHPFPYISGLSLNLAVLVRDPDGSIDRFARVKVPNNVPRYVVVSQSATEAEFLPLEDLIATHLPMLFPGMEVVEHHLFRVTRNAEVEVEEDRDEDLLQALERELMRRRFGPAVRLEVAEDIDDDVLSLLISEIDVELSEVHKVPGLLDLSSLWQIYDVDRPALKDKPFVPATHPRFAEGESPKSVFATLREGDVLVHMPYESFATSVQRFIEQAAADPHVLAIKQTLYRTSGDSPIVDALIDAAEAGKQVVALVEIKARFDEQANIKWARALERAGCHVVYGLVGLKTHCKTALVVRQEGRALRRYAHIGTGNYNPKTARMYEDLGFFTADETICADITDLFNVLTGYSRQTEYRSLLVAPQGLRSGIIERIEAEIEHQRAGRGGHIQIKTNHLVDEQTIDALYRASQAGVKVEVLVRTFCTIKAGVPGLSENLTVRSILGRFLEHSRIFYCGGGGEPEYWIGSADLMHRNLDRRVEVLCRVTDKTATTHLRRCLDAAFAPDTASWELQPDGRWVRAGGARQLDYQQGLMRELGSRGE; encoded by the coding sequence ATGAGCTCCCCAGAGGCACAGAGCAGACACTCGACCGACCTGAGCACCATCGATCCACAGGACCTCGTTCCGGACAGCGACTTCGAACCCTTCGAAGACGCCGAGGGTGATCTCGATCTGCCGGCCGACCGCTTCAGCAACCGGGAACTCTCCTGGCTGGCCTTCAATGCCCGCGTTCTCGCCCTGGCTGAGGATCACCGCCAGCGACTCCTCGAGCGGATGAAGTTCCTCTCCATCTTCGCCAGCAATCTCGACGAGTTCTACATGGTGCGCATCGCCGGGCTGAAGCGCCGAGCGGCCATGGGGCTGCAGGTCACCTCCGCCGACGGCCTCTCCCCCCGCGAGACGTTGGAGCGGCTGGCTGAGAGCACTCGGGACCTCGCACATCGCCACGCCAGCTGCTTCCGCGACGACATCCAGCCGGCGCTGGCCGAGGAGGGCATCCGGATCGTCAGCTGGGACTCCCTCAACGCGGCCCAGCGGGCCAGGATGAGTGACTACTTCCGCTCCACCGTGTTTCCGGTGCTCACCCCGCTGGCCGTCGACCCGGCGCACCCATTCCCCTACATCTCCGGGCTCTCGCTGAACCTTGCCGTGCTGGTACGTGACCCGGACGGCAGCATCGACCGGTTTGCCCGGGTCAAGGTCCCGAACAATGTGCCGCGTTATGTGGTCGTCTCCCAGTCGGCCACCGAGGCTGAGTTCCTCCCGCTGGAGGACCTCATCGCCACTCATCTGCCGATGCTCTTCCCCGGCATGGAGGTCGTCGAGCACCACCTTTTCCGGGTGACCCGAAACGCCGAGGTCGAGGTCGAGGAGGATCGCGACGAGGACCTGCTGCAGGCCCTGGAGCGGGAGCTGATGCGTCGCCGCTTCGGTCCGGCCGTCCGCCTGGAGGTGGCCGAGGACATCGACGACGACGTCCTTTCGCTGCTGATCAGCGAGATCGACGTCGAACTCAGCGAGGTCCACAAGGTCCCCGGCCTGCTGGATCTCAGCTCGCTCTGGCAGATCTATGACGTCGACCGGCCGGCCCTGAAGGACAAGCCGTTCGTCCCGGCGACCCACCCCCGCTTCGCCGAGGGCGAGAGCCCGAAGTCCGTCTTCGCCACGCTGCGCGAAGGCGACGTGCTCGTGCACATGCCCTACGAATCCTTCGCCACCAGCGTGCAGCGCTTCATCGAGCAGGCGGCGGCCGACCCGCACGTCCTGGCCATCAAGCAGACGCTCTACCGCACCTCGGGTGACTCCCCGATCGTGGACGCCCTCATCGACGCTGCCGAGGCCGGCAAGCAGGTGGTCGCACTGGTCGAGATCAAGGCCCGCTTCGACGAGCAGGCCAACATCAAATGGGCGAGAGCACTGGAGCGGGCCGGCTGTCACGTCGTCTACGGCCTGGTCGGATTGAAGACCCACTGCAAGACCGCGCTGGTCGTGCGCCAGGAGGGGCGCGCCCTGCGCCGCTACGCGCACATCGGCACCGGCAACTACAACCCGAAGACGGCCCGGATGTATGAGGATCTCGGCTTCTTCACCGCCGACGAGACGATCTGCGCCGACATCACCGACCTCTTCAACGTCCTCACCGGCTACTCCCGGCAGACCGAATACCGCTCGCTCCTGGTCGCCCCGCAGGGCCTTCGGTCGGGGATCATCGAACGGATCGAGGCCGAGATCGAACACCAGCGGGCCGGCCGCGGCGGCCACATCCAGATCAAGACGAACCACCTCGTCGACGAGCAGACGATCGACGCGCTCTACCGCGCCTCCCAGGCCGGGGTGAAGGTGGAGGTACTCGTCCGGACGTTCTGCACCATCAAGGCGGGTGTCCCGGGGCTCAGCGAAAACCTCACCGTCCGCTCCATCCTCGGCCGTTTCCTGGAGCATTCGCGCATCTTCTACTGCGGCGGCGGAGGCGAGCCGGAGTACTGGATCGGTTCGGCTGACCTGATGCACCGCAATCTCGACCGGCGGGTTGAGGTGCTCTGCCGCGTCACCGACAAGACGGCCACCACTCACCTGCGTCGCTGCCTGGACGCCGCCTTTGCCCCCGACACGGCCTCCTGGGAACTGCAGCCGGATGGTCGCTGGGTGCGGGCCGGCGGGGCAAGGCAGCTGGACTACCAGCAGGGATTGATGCGCGAGCTGGGCAGCCGAGGAGAGTAG
- a CDS encoding Transglutaminase-like superfamily protein, which produces MSSSTERVAAVVDHSVHTAYSDPGQYAALLAELPADPEGLSAVARNVIVHYRASGHLLPSATRDDVNSRWVDRILAVDQSRHPQPLAAPREATSRVQGCCRDHTLFCVAALREHGIPARSRVGFAGYFIEGWHHDHVIVEAWLEGRWRRFDPEIDAPMAGLSTPMEMQWDTAHGPGFATAARAWTLHRSGEIDAETYGVDPSVPVVRGERFLFNEIINEVAHRFGDELLLWDGWGRIQAPVDPVGAEDATWADGIATLLLAADSGDLEAEQALFDQYRADPGLHPGRSVLQASPFGDDLTRVALR; this is translated from the coding sequence ATGTCCAGTTCGACGGAGCGGGTCGCTGCCGTAGTCGATCATTCGGTGCACACGGCATACTCCGATCCGGGTCAGTACGCGGCACTTCTGGCCGAATTGCCCGCGGATCCCGAAGGCTTGTCAGCGGTGGCCCGCAACGTCATCGTCCACTATCGGGCCTCCGGACACCTGCTGCCGTCGGCAACCCGCGATGACGTCAATTCTCGTTGGGTTGACCGCATCCTCGCCGTGGACCAGAGCCGTCACCCGCAGCCTCTCGCCGCGCCCCGAGAAGCAACATCGCGCGTGCAGGGCTGCTGCCGCGACCACACTCTCTTCTGCGTGGCTGCCCTGCGCGAGCACGGCATTCCGGCGCGATCGCGCGTCGGATTCGCCGGCTACTTCATCGAGGGGTGGCACCACGATCACGTGATCGTCGAGGCGTGGCTCGAGGGTCGTTGGCGGCGCTTCGATCCCGAGATCGATGCCCCGATGGCGGGACTGTCGACCCCGATGGAGATGCAATGGGATACGGCCCACGGGCCTGGCTTCGCTACCGCCGCGCGCGCCTGGACGCTGCACCGCAGCGGCGAGATCGACGCTGAGACCTACGGCGTCGACCCGTCCGTACCCGTCGTGCGTGGCGAGCGATTCCTCTTCAACGAGATCATTAACGAGGTTGCGCACCGATTCGGTGACGAGCTGCTGCTCTGGGACGGGTGGGGCCGGATCCAGGCTCCGGTGGATCCGGTCGGCGCCGAGGACGCGACGTGGGCCGACGGCATCGCGACTCTGCTGCTCGCGGCCGACAGCGGCGACCTCGAAGCCGAGCAGGCATTGTTCGATCAGTACCGGGCCGACCCCGGTCTGCACCCGGGGCGGTCGGTACTGCAGGCATCCCCGTTCGGCGACGATCTGACCCGCGTCGCCCTACGGTGA
- a CDS encoding Transglutaminase-like enzyme, putative cysteine protease, translating into MRYSLTHSTTYTYDDEVTTSYGRAHLLPRDLPGQAVLSAELSVTPEPAETREHLDFFGNRSSYFVVRQAHTVLVVTSRCQLEIDRPEVHVAGLNSVTWEQARDGLAGNDLSRQYLLASRQISTAGDVSRYAAEIFTPGRPLGESIVDLTARIHHDFKYKTGSTTVRSTLTEVLANRSGVCQDFAHLAVGCLRSVGLAARYVSGYLETAPPPGMQRLQGADASHAWASVLLPGSGWVDIDPTNNQFVDHRYLILAHGRDYSDVPPLKGVIMTDAKSSTMQVSVDVAPLS; encoded by the coding sequence ATGAGGTACAGCCTGACGCACTCGACGACATACACCTACGACGACGAGGTGACCACCAGCTACGGACGGGCGCACCTGCTCCCGCGGGATCTGCCGGGGCAGGCCGTCCTCTCGGCGGAACTGAGCGTCACACCGGAACCGGCCGAGACCCGCGAACACCTCGATTTCTTCGGGAATCGCTCCTCATACTTCGTGGTTCGCCAGGCCCACACCGTGCTGGTCGTGACCTCCCGCTGCCAGCTCGAGATCGACCGGCCGGAGGTGCACGTCGCTGGGCTGAACTCCGTGACCTGGGAGCAGGCCCGCGACGGATTGGCCGGCAACGACCTCTCCCGTCAGTACCTGCTCGCCTCCCGTCAGATCTCGACCGCCGGGGACGTCAGCCGGTACGCCGCAGAGATCTTCACTCCGGGGCGCCCGTTGGGTGAGTCGATCGTCGACCTCACCGCTCGGATCCATCACGATTTCAAGTACAAGACGGGCTCGACGACGGTGCGCAGCACGCTGACCGAGGTGCTGGCCAACCGCTCCGGCGTCTGCCAGGACTTCGCCCATCTGGCCGTCGGCTGCCTGCGATCAGTGGGATTGGCCGCTCGGTACGTCAGCGGCTATCTGGAGACGGCACCGCCGCCAGGGATGCAGCGGCTGCAGGGAGCTGACGCGTCGCACGCGTGGGCGTCGGTGCTGCTGCCCGGCAGCGGGTGGGTGGACATCGACCCGACCAACAACCAGTTCGTGGACCATCGCTACCTGATTCTCGCCCACGGCCGTGACTACAGCGACGTCCCGCCGCTGAAGGGCGTCATCATGACCGACGCCAAGAGCTCGACGATGCAGGTTAGCGTTGACGTAGCTCCGCTGAGCTGA
- a CDS encoding transcriptional regulator, IclR family has product MRQHSGIGVIDKAVAILDASATAPQSLAELVTTTQLPRATAHRLAVALEIHGLLGRDNEGRFVLGSRVAELAAALPDPLLAAAAPVLAWVRDECGESAQLYRRDGRARICVAAAERATGLRTTVPVGSQLPLTAGSGGQVLCAWLEDPALLKELLSQAEFTERNLVDVRRRGWAQSVAQREAGVASVSAPVRGPDGGVIAALSISGPIERLGRTPGQRFAPMLITGGRRITVTLGG; this is encoded by the coding sequence ATGAGACAGCATAGCGGCATTGGCGTCATCGACAAAGCGGTCGCCATTCTGGATGCATCGGCCACCGCCCCACAGTCGCTGGCCGAACTCGTAACCACGACGCAACTGCCCCGGGCCACCGCGCACCGCCTCGCCGTCGCGCTGGAGATCCATGGCCTCCTCGGACGTGACAACGAAGGGCGATTCGTGCTCGGTTCGCGCGTGGCTGAGCTCGCCGCGGCCCTCCCCGACCCGCTGCTGGCCGCGGCCGCGCCGGTGCTGGCCTGGGTGCGCGACGAGTGCGGCGAGAGCGCTCAGCTCTACCGCCGCGACGGCCGGGCCCGCATCTGCGTCGCCGCCGCCGAGCGAGCCACCGGGCTGCGGACGACGGTGCCGGTGGGGTCTCAGCTACCGCTGACGGCCGGATCGGGCGGTCAGGTGCTCTGCGCGTGGCTCGAGGACCCGGCGCTGCTGAAGGAGCTTCTCAGCCAGGCCGAGTTCACCGAGCGGAATCTCGTCGACGTGCGACGCCGGGGCTGGGCCCAGTCGGTCGCGCAGCGCGAGGCCGGGGTCGCGTCGGTGTCGGCGCCGGTGCGCGGACCCGATGGCGGGGTCATCGCGGCGCTGTCGATCTCCGGGCCGATTGAGCGCCTCGGGCGCACGCCCGGGCAGCGATTCGCGCCGATGCTCATCACCGGCGGCCGGCGCATCACCGTCACCCTCGGCGGCTAA
- a CDS encoding EVE domain-containing protein, with protein MANHGKRAPLARMKPGDRVLVYSPKTDFPNGDPFKAIAIVGVVTGAEPEPSALIPGGFRLRADLREIEPITLEQVRDVLPTSRIRFGFFELPTDDADTVWKLVPDA; from the coding sequence ATGGCCAACCACGGCAAACGCGCCCCGTTGGCCCGGATGAAGCCGGGCGACCGGGTCCTCGTCTACTCCCCGAAGACCGACTTCCCCAACGGTGATCCCTTCAAGGCGATCGCCATCGTCGGGGTCGTGACCGGCGCCGAGCCCGAACCCAGCGCTCTCATTCCGGGCGGCTTCCGGCTGCGGGCTGATCTGCGGGAGATCGAGCCGATCACGCTGGAGCAGGTTCGTGACGTGCTGCCGACGAGTCGCATCAGGTTCGGCTTCTTCGAGCTCCCGACTGACGACGCTGACACCGTCTGGAAGCTAGTCCCCGACGCCTGA
- a CDS encoding 3-isopropylmalate/(R)-2-methylmalate dehydratase small subunit, producing the protein MEKFTVHTGRAVPLRRSNVDTDQIIPAVYLKRVTRTGFEDGLFNAWRTNEPDFVLNQPQYEGASILVAGPDFGTGSSREHAVWALTDYGFKAVISPRFADIFRGNSLKAGLLTVELAEKIVQRLFDDIEADPTTQVTIDLLERQVRWDGEVHDFALDDYTRWRLLEGLDDIGLTLRQVDSIAEYESARKPWLPTVV; encoded by the coding sequence ATGGAAAAGTTCACTGTGCACACCGGTCGGGCCGTTCCGCTGCGACGCAGCAACGTTGACACCGATCAGATCATCCCGGCCGTCTACCTCAAGCGAGTGACCCGGACCGGTTTCGAAGACGGCCTCTTCAACGCCTGGCGCACGAACGAGCCGGACTTCGTTCTCAACCAGCCGCAGTACGAGGGCGCCTCGATTCTGGTGGCTGGGCCCGACTTCGGCACCGGTTCCTCGCGGGAGCACGCCGTCTGGGCCCTCACTGACTACGGTTTCAAGGCGGTCATCTCCCCACGATTCGCCGACATCTTCCGTGGGAACTCGCTGAAGGCCGGTCTGCTCACCGTTGAGCTCGCCGAGAAGATCGTGCAGCGTCTCTTCGACGACATCGAGGCCGACCCAACCACCCAGGTGACGATCGACCTGCTCGAGCGACAGGTTCGCTGGGATGGCGAGGTGCACGACTTCGCACTCGACGACTACACCCGCTGGCGTCTGCTGGAGGGCCTCGACGACATCGGACTGACGCTTCGGCAGGTCGATTCCATCGCCGAGTACGAATCAGCCCGGAAACCATGGCTTCCGACCGTTGTGTAG
- a CDS encoding 2-phospho-L-lactate guanylyltransferase, translating to MNWTVVVALRSVRSAKSRLRPASTSAQAHQDLVSAIRGDTLQAIAGAGLVARIFVVSDEPGHGVDLVQSEPGLNAAFAEAVATVREQSHRAPVAVLVADLAALRASDLDEALRLAAATPRGFVADRDGSGTTMLTVLAGEPFRPSFGPGSALRHAESMTALPVDVRLRCDVDTPDDLGVAAELGLGERTRAILAARGLPPLTSTRHD from the coding sequence ATGAACTGGACCGTTGTGGTCGCGCTGAGGTCGGTGCGGAGCGCGAAGTCGCGACTGCGCCCCGCGAGCACGTCGGCCCAGGCCCATCAAGACCTGGTGTCGGCGATCCGGGGTGACACGCTGCAGGCGATCGCCGGAGCAGGCCTGGTCGCCCGGATCTTCGTCGTCAGCGACGAGCCGGGCCACGGGGTGGATCTCGTGCAGAGCGAGCCCGGTCTGAACGCCGCCTTCGCCGAAGCGGTTGCAACGGTGCGCGAGCAGTCCCACCGGGCTCCCGTCGCGGTGCTGGTCGCCGACCTCGCCGCCCTGCGCGCAAGCGATCTGGATGAGGCGCTGCGGCTCGCCGCCGCCACTCCCCGGGGATTCGTGGCCGATCGTGACGGGAGCGGAACGACGATGCTCACCGTCCTGGCCGGCGAGCCCTTCCGCCCGTCGTTCGGACCGGGTTCGGCGCTCCGGCACGCCGAGTCGATGACCGCGCTGCCGGTCGACGTTCGGCTTCGCTGCGACGTTGACACCCCGGACGACCTCGGAGTCGCCGCGGAACTGGGTCTGGGTGAGCGAACCCGCGCGATTCTGGCGGCGCGGGGATTACCACCGTTAACCTCCACGCGGCATGATTGA
- a CDS encoding RNA polymerase sigma-70 factor, ECF subfamily → MTDDPFVAHRSLLFTVAYELLGSAADAEDTVQETWLRWDGIGEAGRAEVADPRAYLVRIVSRQALNRIRTLSRRKEEYIGEWLPEPLLTTPDVAEDVELAESVSIAMLTVLETLTPTERAVFVLREVFDLPFDDIAAATGKSAAAVRQIAHRARSHVAARRPRIEVDRVEQRQAVERFLAALRTGDLQGLMDTLAPDAVLIADGGGVVNAARVPIVGAKKIVNLLGGLNRVAPDAVVEALILNGAPGARVLLAGAVDTVIGFEFQDERISRIYAIRNPEKLQRMNSLTPLSR, encoded by the coding sequence ATGACCGACGACCCCTTCGTCGCCCACCGAAGCCTGCTCTTCACCGTCGCCTACGAGCTACTCGGCTCGGCGGCCGATGCTGAGGACACAGTCCAGGAGACCTGGCTGCGGTGGGACGGCATCGGCGAAGCCGGGCGAGCCGAAGTCGCCGATCCGCGCGCGTACCTGGTGCGCATCGTGAGCCGACAGGCACTCAACCGGATACGGACGTTGAGTCGCCGCAAGGAGGAGTACATCGGTGAGTGGCTTCCCGAACCGCTGCTGACCACGCCTGACGTAGCCGAGGACGTCGAGTTGGCCGAGAGCGTCTCCATCGCCATGCTCACCGTGCTGGAGACGCTGACGCCGACCGAGCGCGCGGTCTTCGTGCTGCGCGAGGTCTTCGACCTCCCCTTCGACGACATCGCCGCCGCGACCGGCAAATCGGCGGCGGCGGTGCGCCAGATTGCTCATCGGGCCCGGTCGCATGTTGCTGCGCGTCGGCCGCGAATTGAGGTGGACCGCGTCGAGCAGCGTCAGGCCGTCGAACGCTTCCTGGCCGCCCTTCGCACCGGCGATCTGCAGGGATTGATGGACACCCTCGCACCCGACGCGGTTCTCATCGCCGACGGCGGGGGCGTCGTAAACGCGGCGCGGGTCCCGATAGTCGGTGCGAAGAAGATCGTCAACCTGCTCGGTGGCCTCAACCGCGTCGCCCCGGACGCCGTCGTCGAGGCCCTGATCCTGAACGGAGCTCCGGGTGCCCGCGTTCTGCTGGCGGGTGCCGTCGACACCGTCATCGGCTTCGAATTCCAGGACGAACGGATCAGCCGGATCTACGCCATCCGCAACCCCGAGAAACTCCAACGGATGAACAGCCTGACCCCACTGAGCCGCTGA
- a CDS encoding Alkylhydroperoxidase family enzyme, contains CxxC motif has product MSTTRIPKAEITGIYGAVAKRFSKRLLGRVPEPLGVYWHNRAVLKATMGIGAKAQKWDACDLSLKSFAHMAVAAQIGCSWCLDFGYFQAFNEHLDLEKAREVPNWHASEAFTSLEREVMGYAEAMTQTPPTVTDEMVADLLRQLGPAATVELTAFIALANMNARGNVALGIESEGYADSCELRPLATRPALPSAS; this is encoded by the coding sequence ATGAGCACCACCCGGATTCCCAAGGCAGAGATCACCGGCATCTACGGAGCAGTCGCGAAACGGTTCAGCAAGCGGCTGCTCGGCCGGGTACCGGAGCCACTCGGTGTCTACTGGCACAACCGCGCTGTGCTGAAGGCGACGATGGGCATCGGCGCGAAGGCGCAGAAGTGGGACGCCTGCGACCTGAGTCTGAAGTCGTTCGCCCACATGGCCGTCGCCGCACAGATCGGCTGCAGCTGGTGCCTCGACTTCGGGTACTTCCAGGCCTTCAACGAGCACCTCGACCTGGAGAAGGCCCGGGAAGTGCCCAACTGGCACGCCTCCGAAGCATTTACCTCGCTGGAGCGCGAGGTGATGGGCTACGCCGAGGCGATGACGCAGACCCCGCCGACGGTCACCGACGAGATGGTGGCCGACCTGCTCCGGCAGCTCGGGCCGGCCGCCACCGTCGAACTGACAGCCTTCATCGCGCTGGCCAATATGAACGCCCGGGGCAACGTTGCCCTCGGCATCGAGTCGGAGGGGTACGCCGACTCCTGCGAGCTGCGGCCGCTGGCGACCCGTCCGGCACTACCCTCGGCTTCATGA
- a CDS encoding 8-oxo-dGTP diphosphatase, producing the protein MTSLSESGQTRAAGGVIWRRDAGGKKGRHAATELEVAVIHRQRYDDWSLPKGKLEDGESPLDAAVREVREEIGARVAVDRHLKQVRYRVARGAKVVDYWGMRYLDGDFSPSDEVDRLVWLTPAQARKKLSYELDQHVLDTFTRRPLPDSVVVLVRHAKAGKRAAWNGPDELRPLEQAGRAQARRLAAFGSCFAPDRLISADRTRCEQTVVPLAKATGLRIELSDEFTDEGYFDSPKESMKALLELGNSGTTSVVCSQGGAIPGLLADLALRNEPDSLTTRKGAAWVLCFTDGQITSVEYYPKASS; encoded by the coding sequence ATGACCTCGCTCTCCGAGAGTGGGCAGACCCGCGCCGCCGGAGGTGTGATCTGGCGCCGCGATGCGGGCGGCAAGAAGGGGCGGCACGCCGCAACCGAGCTGGAGGTCGCCGTCATCCACCGGCAGCGTTACGACGACTGGTCGTTACCCAAGGGAAAGTTGGAGGACGGCGAGTCACCGCTGGATGCGGCGGTGCGCGAAGTACGGGAAGAGATCGGCGCCCGAGTGGCGGTCGATCGGCACCTCAAGCAGGTTCGCTACCGCGTCGCGCGGGGCGCGAAGGTGGTCGACTACTGGGGCATGCGGTACCTGGACGGCGACTTCAGCCCGTCCGACGAGGTGGACCGCCTGGTCTGGCTCACGCCGGCACAGGCTCGCAAGAAGCTGAGCTACGAGCTGGATCAGCACGTGCTGGACACCTTCACCCGGCGACCCCTACCTGACTCGGTGGTGGTGCTGGTCCGGCACGCGAAGGCCGGCAAGCGAGCGGCCTGGAACGGCCCAGACGAACTCCGCCCGTTAGAGCAGGCCGGCCGCGCCCAGGCTCGCCGCTTGGCCGCGTTCGGCTCGTGCTTTGCGCCGGATCGCCTCATCAGCGCCGATCGCACACGCTGCGAGCAGACGGTCGTGCCGCTGGCGAAGGCGACCGGCCTGAGGATCGAGTTGAGCGACGAGTTCACCGACGAGGGCTACTTCGATTCCCCCAAGGAGTCGATGAAGGCCTTGCTGGAACTGGGAAACAGCGGCACAACCAGCGTCGTCTGCAGCCAGGGCGGAGCAATTCCCGGGCTCCTCGCCGATCTTGCCCTGCGCAATGAGCCGGACTCGCTGACGACCCGTAAGGGCGCGGCCTGGGTGCTCTGCTTCACCGACGGGCAGATCACCTCGGTGGAGTACTACCCAAAGGCCTCTAGCTAG
- a CDS encoding 3-isopropylmalate dehydratase, large subunit produces MGKTLAEKLWDSHVVRSAAGEPDLLYIDMHLVHEVTSPQAFDGLRLAGRPVHRPDLTLATEDHNVPTQNIDQPIADLTSRTQVDTLRRNCAEFGVRLYPMGNVEQGIVHVIGPQLGITQPGMTIVCGDSHTSTHGAFGALAFGIGTSQVEHVLATQTLPLDRPKTMAVTVNGELPHGVTAKDVILAVIAKAGTGGGAGYIVEYRGATFEAMSMEARMTVCNMSIEWGARAGLIAPDETTFAYLKGRPHAPSEQDWDAAVEYWTSLRTDADAEFDAEIVLDAAELSPFVTWGTNPGQGAPLGSAVPDPETFEEESDRVAAANALTYMGLVAGTPLRQIKVDTVFVGSCTNGRIEDLRAVVDVIRGRRIADGVRMLVVPGSMRVKAQAEQEGLDAVFTDFGAEWREAGCSMCLGMNPDQLAPGERSASTSNRNFEGRQGKGGRTHLVSPLVAAATAITGHLASPADL; encoded by the coding sequence GTGGGTAAGACATTGGCAGAGAAGTTGTGGGATTCGCACGTGGTTCGCAGTGCGGCCGGTGAGCCGGATCTCCTCTACATCGACATGCACCTGGTGCATGAGGTCACCAGCCCGCAGGCCTTCGACGGCCTCCGCCTGGCCGGCCGGCCGGTGCACCGTCCCGATTTGACGCTGGCCACCGAGGACCACAACGTCCCGACCCAGAACATCGATCAGCCGATCGCTGACCTGACCAGCCGCACGCAGGTCGACACACTGCGCCGCAACTGCGCCGAGTTCGGCGTCCGCCTCTACCCGATGGGCAACGTCGAGCAGGGCATCGTGCACGTCATCGGCCCGCAGCTCGGAATCACCCAGCCCGGTATGACGATCGTCTGCGGCGACTCGCACACCTCCACACACGGCGCCTTCGGCGCGCTGGCCTTCGGCATCGGCACGAGCCAGGTCGAGCACGTGCTGGCCACCCAGACGCTGCCGCTGGATCGCCCGAAGACGATGGCCGTCACCGTCAACGGCGAGCTGCCGCACGGAGTCACCGCAAAAGACGTGATTCTCGCGGTGATCGCGAAGGCCGGCACCGGTGGTGGCGCCGGATACATCGTCGAGTACCGCGGGGCGACCTTCGAGGCGATGTCCATGGAGGCCCGAATGACGGTCTGCAACATGAGCATCGAGTGGGGAGCCCGCGCCGGGCTGATCGCACCGGATGAGACCACGTTCGCCTACTTGAAGGGTCGTCCGCACGCGCCGTCGGAGCAGGACTGGGACGCCGCCGTGGAGTACTGGACGAGCCTGCGCACCGACGCTGATGCCGAGTTCGACGCGGAGATCGTGCTGGATGCGGCCGAACTGTCGCCCTTCGTCACGTGGGGAACCAACCCGGGCCAGGGTGCACCGCTCGGATCGGCCGTTCCCGACCCGGAGACCTTCGAGGAGGAGAGCGATCGCGTCGCCGCGGCCAATGCCCTCACCTACATGGGATTGGTCGCCGGCACACCGCTGCGGCAGATCAAGGTCGACACCGTCTTCGTCGGTTCCTGCACGAACGGACGCATCGAGGATCTACGAGCCGTCGTCGACGTCATCCGGGGCCGCCGGATCGCCGACGGAGTCCGCATGCTCGTCGTCCCCGGCTCGATGCGGGTCAAGGCGCAGGCCGAGCAGGAGGGCCTGGACGCCGTCTTCACCGACTTCGGGGCCGAATGGCGTGAGGCCGGATGCTCCATGTGTCTCGGCATGAACCCCGACCAGCTGGCACCGGGGGAGCGGAGTGCCTCGACCTCAAACCGCAACTTCGAGGGTCGCCAGGGCAAGGGCGGGCGGACGCACCTCGTCTCACCCCTGGTCGCCGCCGCGACCGCCATCACCGGCCACCTGGCCAGCCCGGCCGACCTGTAA